From the genome of Rhododendron vialii isolate Sample 1 chromosome 10a, ASM3025357v1:
TTTACGAAGATACCATTGGTTTGTATGTGAATGATGgaaaaatctggaccgttgaatttgtttgtatgggtagataaaatttgtgtcagaaagaaatctgaaccgttgagaaAGAATATTCTTAAAGAATATTATAAACACCCATATGTTTTATTAGATAGATAAAAACtgaattctaaaaaaagatTGATCCAGAAAAAGATTGGAAAATAATGTCTTAAGTTTGATGCCGAAAATTGTCGAGGGAGTGGAAGAGAAAAATATGTTACTCCATATTGTTATGCAACAACTAGCTTTTTAAAAATTAGTCACACCATCACGAAACACCAAAACAATCACCTGAAAATTAAACTTTCATTCCGcgtagggatggcaatctcggCCAACCCATTCGAACCCGCCCCGTTCTCCGCCCCGAAATCCCCGAACTTCGGGGATTCGTTTGGGGATTGAGTAGGGTATgggtaatttttaaaaaaaaattcgaggaTCGGGTAGAAGATGGGGATAGGTCTGTCCCCGTCCCGAACCCTACCCGTCCCCGTTCAttacccgccccgccccgtcCCTGAATCcctgaaatatatatatttatatataaaaataaataaatggaggTGCTATTATGTGCCGCTAATACAGGTGCATGCCAATGTGTGTTGTAGAATTCTGCTGAAGCTTTTCAGTGATAAATATGACAGTTCCTGATAccttactttattttattttgtttgtttttctaattCTGTTTGTGGAGCTACGTTGGTTCCTAACTTCCTGGCCAACCGACAACCGTTACTAGTACTGTTTCTAATACTATGTatttctccacttattattcatttttgtatatatctctctttttttccttgactGAAAAAAGAGTGGGAGGGAGCGACCAGCGTAGCAACCCCCCTagggcgtgaccataggggcttCCTACCCGCTGTGGAATATTcggttcgagccatagctaATGTCCGTGAGGGTAGGCCGTCACCACAACACCACCTAGGTACAGGATGACAAGGGCATAAATCCTCCAATCCCTTGCCATTGACAAGACTCAAACCAAAGTCTTGCCTCGGAATGAAGGAGGTTTTGCCTATATCTATCTCTCTCGAAtcgcctttctctctctaaaaaatggGAGCACCTCTCTCTTACTCTAAAACAACCGCCAAACTTcctcttttccttcttctaCTCTCCTTCCCCCCTAGCTTTATACCCAAATTTGGGCGGCGGGAGGGGAGGGACCAATGCATGCCTTCAGATCTGGTTTTCCTTCCCCATTCTCCACCAAAACTGCTTGCCATTCACCACCGCTTCGCTCACTGCCGCACAGCTTCTGGGTTTGCAACCACATGGTCGCCGGCTTGGAAGCTTGATCGTAGTGGGTTAGGCAAGAGAATGGTTGCTCAATGACGAGGGGAgtgtatttttttgatttatttcattttttttgtctagatTTAGTCTGATTTCTGTCAGAATTTGATTCAGGTTTTGTCCGAATTTAGTCAGTAGTTTATTGGTCATGTGCTTGGTATTAATTTATCTTTTGCAAACCTGATCTCGTTAAGCGAGTTTAAAATAAGGCTGCACATACAGTGCTCTGATTACTCTCTCTAATGGTTTGTCTGATCTGTGGATGCCTATTTGCTCCCATGGGATTCCTCTCTGTTGTGTAGGCTTTCGCTTCACAGTTGAATACAACTTTTCatatttgccaaaaaaaaaaaaaaaccctctcttGAATCATTACTTCAAAAATAGTCTCTCAAAACTTTTACCAAACAACTGTTAAGATATAAAGTCCTACATTGTttgagagtggaatgggtgCACTAAATGACATTTGGatctctccattcattgccaattaattagttttgagatggatataaagtttctatatggtatcaaagcgagGCCCGTTTcatcccacattttaaaaaatagataattagaggccggtcctcCTTTCTAGCCTCGGTATGATCCCaaccttgaaatattttcccGAAGCTGAAGGGCTCGGGTATGTTGGGTGATGGACATTTTTGCCCTTTTCCGGGTTTACTATATATAGGCttgttttcaaaagaatattgGCGGAGAGAGAAGacggatagagagagagagagagagagagagagagcgcgatcGCGATCGTGAGAGCGATCTCGAGATATATCGAGATCTTGGGAGAGATCGCGATAGAGAGAGCGATTGATGTCTAGCTTGAGTGATTAATGTTCGATTGAGAGGAGGAATTGCGTTGGATTGAGATTCAATCGATCTGTTGAGGTATTTTTGAGTATGTTGTTAGATTTGATTAGTTATTCAGTTGATGTACTTTTCATTTAGCAGTGATGTATGTTGCTTTGTGATTCGTTGTAGCTTTGTGGTGCGTGAGGAGATGCAGGTTGATGGAGTCGAGCAGATGAGGTATTTAATGTCGTTTTTGTTGGTAGATTTGTTTATTTCAGTGTTTATGTGATTGTTTTgatatatgagaactgtttttagatctatgagaactggtttctgaaTTACGAGAGCTGgtgtctgaactatgagaactggtttctgaactatgagaactggtgtctgaactatgagaactggtttctgaactatgagaactgcaaatttttctatgagaactatagtTCTCATATGAATTTGATGTGAATTgtcgttttgtgtattttgcACGAGAACTGTTTAATTGTTGTTTATGTTgttagattttgatttttttactgtttatgtgattattttcatatttttattatttaaatgtcGTTTTTGTTGTTAGATTGAGGCTTAGCTTGAACTAtcattgtgtttgtttgttagaTTTTGATGTGAACTGTCTTTTCGTATTTTTTGCATGAGAAgtgtttatgagaattgtgttttttaaaTGAGAAATGTGTTtatttatatgagaactgtgttttttatAGGAGAACTGTATtggtttatgagaattgtgtcgTTTTCTTTTGtgtgaattgtttgtttttttgttagggaaaCGGAGAAatcgttgattttgttttgtaaatacAATGGATTGTGTGCTGGAATAAAGTTGTCTCGGTCGTCGAGAATTGGAGATTTTATGAAGATATTATGTGGCAAGTTTAGTGAGTTGAGAAGACACTCATTGCAACTCTTTTATGCTATACGTGATCATCCTAGTACCATGTTATATAATGATGAAGATTTGGAGGTGATGTTTGCTATAACTGATAGTATTGGATTGAATTACATTGAAGTTACAGTAGTAGATAGTCGTGGTTTTGATAGTGGTATTAGTGGGTGTGGTGTTGATGTTGGTGCTAATAGTAGAGGGGTTTTCGATAATGGTGGTAGCACTAGTAAGGGCATTTGTTTCAGTGGGCAAGGGTTAGTCGGCTGTCGGTTGGAATCAATGGAATATGTAGGTAAAGAGGATGATTTGGGAGCTATGTTTTGCCCGCATCAGCATCGGCCAAGGTTGTCCGATGCGTGGAAAGAGCTTATTAAAAGAGTTGGTCAGTTGTTTATCGGGGGTTCGGAAGGTTTTTGTGATGCATTGCGGAAATATTCAATTGTTCATTCTTTTGAGTTTGACTTTGACTTTGTAAAGAATGAAACAGAGAGAGTGACTGCAGTTTGTAAGGTAAAATCTTGCAAGTGGAATATTCATGCTAGACTTGACAAGGTCAGTGGTTACTTTTACATCAAAAGGTATTATAATGTTCATTGTTGTGGTGTTGCTGGGCGTACGACAAAGAACTGTCATGCTAATTCATCTCTGATTAGTCAATTGGTAAAGGATGATGTTCGAGACAAGTCAAAGAAACGTCCTGTtgatgttgttgatgatttgaaGGAGTATTATGGGGTGGATGTGTCATATAATCGTGCTTGGTTAGCTGTCCAGAAAGCCAAGTCAAGTGCATTTGGAGATTATTCAGATTCTTTAAATCAACTTCAATGGTATCGTAATGTTGTTCTGAATTCGGATCCTAGAAGTGTTTTTGATGTTGAGTGAGATCAAACCACAAATCGttttttgaggttgtttgtAGCATTTGATGCACGTGTACAAGGATTTAAGCACTGTAGGCCTGTTTTATCCGTTGACGCAACGTTCTTGAAGGCAAGGCATATGGGATGCTTGATGTCTGCTTTAGCTAAAGATGGTAATGCAGGTATGAAATAAATcacatatacaattctcatatgaCTACTTATACACATTTCACATAGGCTACAATGCAGTATGAGAAATATGAGAATTATTTTCAGAATTATGAGAACTGgtgtctgaactatgagaactggtttcttaTAGTCATATAGGATGCTTGATGTGTGATTGAGCTAAAGATGGTAATGCAGGTATGAAATAGATtacatatacaattctcatatgaATATAACATACAGTTCACATAGGCTATAATGCACTATGAGAAATATGATaactgttttcaaaattatgagaaCTGGTTCCTGAAGTGTGAGAACTGATTTTGCCATATGTATGAACTGGttactgaattatttttttcttctcaggTTTATTTCCATTGTGCTTTGGTGTGGTTGATTCTGAGAATAATGATAATTGGCTTTGGTTTATGGAAAAGTTGCATGGTATTTTGGATGAAAAGAgaagggttttttgtttttatatctgACCGTCACAGAGGAATAAAAGAGGGTATTGCTAAGGTGTTTCCTTCAAGCTTTCATGCTTACTATCTCTATCATTTGAAGGGTAACTTGCGTACTGCTTTGGCGTCCACAAATGTCAAGTATAAAGAGAGTTTGATCAGAGTGTTTTCAAAATGTGCTTATGCTCCCACTGTGGCAAAGTTTAATCAGCATATGGGTAATTTGCTGAAACACGGTGGTGTAGCTGTTGTTCATTTTCTGTCGGAGTTGCCTAATGAGCTCTGGGCAAATGTTTTTTTCCCGGGGCAACGTTATGGAGCAATGTCCTCTAGTCTTGCTGAGTGCTTTAACTCATGGATATTGAAAGAGCGTGAATTGCCTGTGGTGGATATGGTTGATCGTatgaggaagaagatgatgaaatcAATGTGTTTGAGAAGAGAAAGGGCAAGTAAATGAGAACTGGTGATTTGTCCTTATGGGGAGTCTCGGTTGGAGAAGTTATATGATTTAGTTAAAACATGAAAAGTGATTCCTTCAAGTGCTGATATATTTGAAGTTGACACGGATCCGTCTGTATGTGTTGATATTGGGAGGCATACGTGCAGTTGTTGTTGGTGGTAGTTAAATGGATTCCCTTGTTGCCACGCTGTCTGTGCTATCAAATATAGTGGTAAGGATTTGAACTTGTATGTAGAGCGTTATTTTCATGTTGAGAGTTATCGTCAGGTGTATTCAAAACCAATTTACCCAGTTGCGTCATTGTTGAAAGGTGATGTGGTTGATTGTGGTACTAGTATTCTGCCACCATTGTCAAAAAAGCCTCCAAGGCGGCCTAAGAAGAAGTGGATTCGTTCGAATGGGAAGAAGGTTAGAGAAATGAAGTGTGGTAGGTGTGGGAAGATGGGGAATCATAACAAACTTACTTGTAAGGAGGATTTGAGGCCTGGTTTTTAGGTTTTAATAATTGAGTTATACAAAAAACAATGTTATACTATCTTTTGTACCAAAAAGCAATGTTATTGGATTTGATTCAAGAAATAATTGTTGAGAATAAGaaaatttttgtgtttttgttactAATTCTGTGTTTTGTTCTAGCACTTTGAATTATGTGAAGTATCTAAGCAACCTGTGTGTATAGCTCTATAAGAActttgtattttctatgagaagtgtgtattttctatgtgaaatgtgtatcAAAATTGTGTTTTTACTATATGAGAATTTTGTATGACaagtgtttatttttctatgagaagtgtgtttttttctatgagaagtgtgtatttttccatgagaagtgtttttttccccctatgagaagtgtgtatttttttatgagaagtgtgtatttccGATGATAAATTAAATTCTAACACAACATGCATCAAATTGACATACACCAAACCATACTAACAAATAGCAAACGATTGTTAACATAGATGAAATACAGCTTTACATTCAGAAGACCCTAATTATGATCAGAGTCAGATAGCACTAATTACAACATCAGTGGTTTAACGCAActacaaaccctaattttcatCGGAGTTAGATTCCTTAATCATTTGAGAAAGGagccaaaaagtagcaaaaaatcCCTAAAATGTTGATGAACCCCAACTAGAaatcctaatttttcaaaaagtagtTGAGGCACCAAACCCTAACTTCTACTGTgcatcttcctcttcctcttcctccttctCCTTGTTCCCTTCTGCTCTGTGAGCGTCCATCAATGCCTGGATTTCTAACCTGAGGCGGAGAAGATCGATGCTCTGTATCTTGTGCTGGCGATGCAGGCGTTCCACTTCGGCTTTGAGAGGAGCCACATGCTCCTCAATGATCTTTTTCACCGTATCCTCCATGGTTGAGATTTTCGGAGCGTTGTTTGGTGGTGTGTCGTCCGGAGCGTTCTGATTTGGGGCTGCCATAGTAGTTTGCGTCagagatttcttcttcttctctctctctggaaatgAAAAGCCGTGTGCGGTGTTTAACCTTTCAGGTATTTAATGGAATGAGAAGGTGGTAGTGATACACGTGATGAACGATTTAAAGTGCAACGATTGggtataaaaaacaaaacaaaaacaacaaaaacaaaatatagagATCTTTAtttgaataataataataataaataaaacaaaaaataaaatatatttgagattactaattaattgtgactgttttttttttttttggtttaagtaCTTTTGGCAATTAGAAATATAATAAACAAGGAAAAACATTCAGATTTATAAAATATACATCGTTGAATACACTTGACGATAGAAAAAAGTACACATTTCAAACATCCTAGATGGAATTGATAGATCCaaatacaagaagaagaagaaagtaccAGATTTAAATAAGAGATCtactaagaaagaaaaaaaaaaaacatagaacagccaaattgaaaaattagatcCCTAGTTAGTTGGTGGTTGTCTTCTTGGTCGCACGTTTCTGCTAGTAGTGGCTTTTTCCGCTTCCGCTTCCTTTGCCAAAATTTTGGCAAGTTTCCCATCTTTGAAGGTCTACACTTTTTTCTTGAGAAGGTTGATGTTGTTCTGGTTTTCGAAGAATCGGGCTTGGGTTTCATCAAGTTTTTCACTGGTCTCTTTGAGTGATGCATCTACGACATCTTTGATGAGTCTTGCCAAGTCTTTTGccattttttaggattttttttgttgtagttgtGTTGAGGGTGGGAAATGAAGAAatgggaagaggaagaggggtatttataggccataTAAAATAGGGTTTCACGTTGAAGatgtaatttacaaaaataccctttaaattttttataagaattggttattttctatgagaattgtgaaatttcctatgaaaactgtgtttttttctatgtgaactgcaaatttttctatgagaactgtgtttttcctTTATGCGAACTGCAAACTGtaaacaatgaaaaatggagTTTAGAAAAAGATGATTGTATATCTTCATTAACCACTAAACTAAACAACTCATTAACCAATATACATGTCATGAACAACACCTCCATCACGTCATTACCCATGTGCACTATTTTCACATCCAAAACTAGTCCACATCCGAAACTAATATTTTTGCAGTGGTTAATGAGGTTTCTGCTATGTTaggtttctatgagaattgtgaatttttctatgaaaagtgtgtatgagaactgtatttttTCTATGCGAACTGCAAATTTTtatatgagaagtgtgtatgagaactatttttttcctccatGCGAACTGCAAACTTTGAACAATGAAAAATAGAGTTCAGAGAAAGATGATTGTATATTTTCATTAACCACTAAACTGAACAGTACGCATTAACCACTATACAAGTCATGAACATCACCTCCACCATGTCATTACCCATCTGCACTACTTTCacttccaaaactatttttgcagtCTGAGATTGTATATCTTCATTTACCAGTAAACTAAACAACTCATTAACCACTATACAACTGATGAACAACACCACTACCAATTTTGATGAGTAAGTTGAATCtatgccttttttttcttctcttcaagaAGCTCCTGGTCGTCATAATATTTTTGCAGTCTGAGATTTTCCATCCTATTATGATAGATCTCTGGAGTCCATGATCTCTTCGGGTCACTGACAAATGCTTGCACAATATCAGCTCTCATTTGAAGGCATTGTTGCTTTGTAAGGTCGCTTTGAATTGGTTTTTTCATTAGCTTTTGGCGAATGATGTAGGCAACAACAACTGCACAATCAACTCTGTGAATACAAGACTAATGTTAAGGGCTTATATAAGATGCAGTGACGAGTTTTGGTAGTTGAAGGATACTTACGAGCCTGGTTCTTGTTGTGGTGCATCATCCACGAGCTTTGCAGAAGTTTTAATCTTCTTCTTGCATTGTTGGTTGATGTAGTTCGTGACATTCTTTCTCTGTTACAGAATATGATCATGGATACATTAACgatacacatttcacatagttTGTTCACGTAGACTACAATACACAGTTGAAAGAgttcatatatttttcttagaataaGGAGGGATTATGTTACCAGATTGGCAGTTGCTTCACAGTATTTATCTCTTCTCCCTTGTCTGTGGATGGAGTTGTAAAACCTCCATTCTTGGTCAATGGTGTCTAGCTCAAGCAAAGTATAATGGTTTGAACCAAATATTGGGATAAGGATTGTTCTGGTGTTCAAAATCTTTGAGCGGACGACATCAAGTGCTCTGTTAGCTGAGTTTTGATCACCTTCAAGGAAGGTCTGTTTGGAAAGAAGATAATTAGGCAACCTCTTAACTGTGAGTGTATGCTACATGAATTGTGAGAGAGTGCTTCATTTTTTTACTGATGAAAAACTGTTGAAGACAAACGGCATATCTTGTTGGGAATCTTCTATTCCCAATGAAAAGGATGGTCCAGATGTTGGTGGTTGTAGTGTTGTAGTCAGCAAGTGGACGTAGGCATCTATTGGCTGTATCAGAATGTAAAAAGTATTTGTTTATCACGTACAGTTCTgatagaaaaaacacagttctgATAGGAAAAACACGATTTTCATACAAAAGCACAGATCTCATATACACTTCTCTTAAAATACAGAAAGAGagttgcttctttttttattgtgttaCCTGGCCTATTAATTCTCGATCACATAGCAGAAACCTCACATCTTCTTGATATATGCGCAGGTCATCTAATTCACAATCCCATATGTGCGTACTGCATGATATACATAACATTAGCTAATCTGAAATGAATTAAAGATAGTAAATTGTTGGGTTTAGCATTTTTACCATCCCTCCTCGAGTTCCCAAAATTTTCTGATTGTTTCTTGCCATTCGTCAGGTAGCAAGGCAAGGACAATGTCTGCCTTTTTTCCTAGGGGAGGAATCTTGTCATCAAGTTTCTTGATTTCTGCTAGTGGCTTGTCACTTTCGACAAGgacaatttgttcttttttgtgaCCATCCTTTGTGATTGAACCATAGTAATAGTTGTCATCCTTTTTTTTGCCTTCGT
Proteins encoded in this window:
- the LOC131302883 gene encoding uncharacterized protein LOC131302883 encodes the protein MKNQLLEMEKERDSLEQKLQKMDTVSNVLKKDRDEMEKQLLEMEKEMDEFEKQKHMMLQQFEIEKNKIKKALTMQIESLMTEKGQLQKYLSTTEQRQKAIIVQKDAEIRCLTNKLSLTTSFPSNRDIPKNLKRIYRFSRLIPLCSHKEVRKQYITSHKHTLIRRLSKWSMKLHNYMLIPEKILKGTTKMIMQNKDHEGKKKDDNYYYGSITKDGHKKEQIVLVESDKPLAEIKKLDDKIPPLGKKADIVLALLPDEWQETIRKFWELEEGCTHIWDCELDDLRIYQEDVRFLLCDRELIGQPIDAYVHLLTTTLQPPTSGPSFSLGIEDSQQDMPFVFNSFSSTFLEGDQNSANRALDVVRSKILNTRTILIPIFGSNHYTLLELDTIDQEWRFYNSIHRQGRRDKYCEATANLRKNVTNYINQQCKKKIKTSAKLVDDAPQQEPGSVDCAVVVAYIIRQKLMKKPIQSDLTKQQCLQMRADIVQAFVSDPKRSWTPEIYHNRMENLRLQKYYDDQELLEEKKKKA